Below is a genomic region from Amphiura filiformis chromosome 19, Afil_fr2py, whole genome shotgun sequence.
taatttagctttcatcaaaaacactatgcttgtagacgaggttttacggtagtccaTTAATGCATGTCTACTTTGTCTACTATACATCCGGACGTTGacatgtttctttgttttttcagatGTTGTTTCTAGTATAATCTTAAGTTTTGCAAAGAGGACAAACTTTTGTCACAAAAGTGACTGTGGCTATGCATGAAGAAAAAGAATACATCTGAGTCACACCCTTAGCAACAGGGGCCACGAACTTTCCACAATGTACGATTCTCTAGAAAGTTAGAAACACTATTTGAAAGGACAAAATGGACATCGCCAACGTCTGGGAGAAGCCGTGTTTCATCATTCAGTCAATCAAGAGTATTACACACTGACGGTGGAAAATGATTTTTCCGAAATTATTCGAATCAAAAATGTAAGTGCTATTTATCAGTTTAGACCATCTTTGATgaaatcgagggcttagagccagaaccacctatgtccatttgttttctcaattacatgttactcatttcagcaacaaatggacggttaattaagccctccataataaatgcaagtgactttggggtatatgcatggtcacttgaacagttagttagacgcaGGCGACCATGCAtaatataccccaaagtcacttacattttcttatggagagcagaattaaccgtccatttgttaccgaaatgagtaacaagtaattgagaaaacaaaatggacataggtggttctggctctaagccctcgaaatACAAGTCAATGTCTTTTTTCATATATGAATACTGTTAAGCACTCCAAATATCTGTCATGACCCCGGGTCATGACCTGACCGACATACTTTTGGTATTTTATATCAGAATACAATTCAAACGtgttatatgaatataaaatgaaTTCCTTTAAATAGCTCACAAGATTAACGCTATCAGTTCAAACATCAGGCAATATATTCAACCCAACTGGTTTTTTAAAATCTAACTCTGCGTAAATAACTTTATCACTCTTTGTCGCGCCAGATGTAGTCGATGGTACAGACATAACTTGGGAAGCACCTGATGATGTGGCAGCATTCAAATCTGGATTCTCTGACGGTGGGAGCTGCAATTGATGTAGTTCCTCCCAACTGTTCATATCTTGGGACACAGGTCGCGATGTAACGTTCTTCTTATAGAGACTTTGTCCTCCTGATCGCCTGACATCACTATCCCTACTACTTAGATTGTTATCAAGATCATTCAGGGAAGCAGATGCCGGTTCATCTGAAGATGTTCCAACAATATCTAGAGATATATCATTGGCATCAATTGATATATCAGCATGACCACTCTGTCCAGATGTATCCTGTTGTGACGAAGACGCAGCTGATGTGTCAATATTGAGCTGTTTTAACGATTTCGCATCCTCGTCAGTCTGTCTTCCACGTTTCTTAGCACCATTGGATTGTACTTGATAGTTCGATTGTCTATTACTTCGTGGTTGTTGCTTGCTGTTACGCGGTTGCTGTTTTTGAGAACTTGTTTTACCAGTAGTTTTACCAGTTGTTTTACTACTAGGCGATTTCACAAAATTGGTCATGGTTAGCTTTTTCTTACCAGTGACAGTTTTATCTTTGGTACGATCGTCAATATTGCCTTGTAACGTGGTATTCGATGACGTACGTCGTAATGGAGCACCTGGTACTTCTAGTTGACGAGGAGCACGCTCTCGGGTCGTCTTTGAGCGAGTAACTCCCTGTCCTTCGCGTCGTTTCTCTTGTTGACGTGGACGTCGAGAGTTCCCAGATCGATCTACaactgattttgattttggtattcTTTTATTAGCAGTGTTCACTGGAGCAGGAGCCGTAGGTATGACATCAGGAGGGGGACTTCTTCCAATGCCATCATCAGTGCCATCGTCACTGTCATGATGAATAGGGTAAAACAGAGGCGCACCATTCTGCAGTGCTGCCATGTCTAACACCGTCTGAGGGGGCGGTGGCTCCCGATGGCACATTCGGCATCGTCGATGCCTGAACACAACGACAATAAGAGTTAAAAACAACATAGATACAACCACACTTAGTAGCCCTACAATTACATA
It encodes:
- the LOC140141418 gene encoding uncharacterized protein, coding for MVSQLLFRLSLSHLLALLLMLVYAVDAAGEIFREQPADVSVILGNRVQLNCRVNQDVLQQVSPKVAIWYQIKNNQAEEIKSGQEDRFFIGSTHGVFDLVMDYTTLSDSDTSYFCSFNLTASRTATLNLLPESWKPSCVSYPAVSMVRDGDEVQMICTSDGDGRTELLWQKNGVILTGAEKSVTGNAVSLTYSESITDSESPTFTCIAMISGMSQSELCTIGPIEIVGNSSKTGAYIPYVIVGLLSVVVSMLFLTLIVVVFRHRRCRMCHREPPPPQTVLDMAALQNGAPLFYPIHHDSDDGTDDGIGRSPPPDVIPTAPAPVNTANKRIPKSKSVVDRSGNSRRPRQQEKRREGQGVTRSKTTRERAPRQLEVPGAPLRRTSSNTTLQGNIDDRTKDKTVTGKKKLTMTNFVKSPSSKTTGKTTGKTSSQKQQPRNSKQQPRSNRQSNYQVQSNGAKKRGRQTDEDAKSLKQLNIDTSAASSSQQDTSGQSGHADISIDANDISLDIVGTSSDEPASASLNDLDNNLSSRDSDVRRSGGQSLYKKNVTSRPVSQDMNSWEELHQLQLPPSENPDLNAATSSGASQVMSVPSTTSGATKSDKVIYAELDFKKPVGLNILPDV